A segment of the Thermodesulfobacteriota bacterium genome:
CTCTTCATTTCTGCCATACTCAAGCAACTCTGTCCATAGATGTCAGTATAGCCCACAATACCTTCAAAGCATGACTTTGAGAGTTTTGATAGTCACTTGTTTTTAGAAGGTTAATTTGTTTTTTTAGTAATTCTCTTGTCTTTATATCTTGCCCTAATTTTTCAAAAGACCAAGCTGCATATCTATATGGAAGGATATTGCCAGGGTCTTGAGAAATTGCTTCAAAACATAGCTTGATAGCCTCATCATAAAGCCCTGCTTCATAAAGTTCATATGCTCTATCTGCTTTAGAGTTTGCTTGAAGTTTCCATGCCTCTGATGTCGTTTTTTTGTGTTTTGCTTCGGCCTCTCTCAACGAATATTCCATCTCAATTCGTGCATCTCCAATTGCAAATTCTATAGACTCTCTTTGTTCTTCAAGCATTCTTTCCTGTTCTCTTAGCGAGTCTTCTAACGCTTCTGTTTGTTCTTTGTTTGTTTGCTCAAGTTTTTCTTTTATAGAGCATGTAGGACAAGACCAGCCATTATAAATGGTTCCACATGTATAGCATTTAGCCATAATATTTCCCCCTTCTTTTTAATTACTGCTGGCTATGAGCGCATAACGGGCTGGCGGGTTGGCGATGCGCCCCGAAGGGACATTTCAGCGAAGCCGCTAAACCATGAGACAGGCGGCGTCGCGAGCGACTCTCCTACCTTTTCGAAGCCTGTCACGGTTGGTTGGAGAGGCTGAGCTGCCGCCAAACTGCCAGCCCGATAGGCGGGACCGACAGGGCTTTTCACTAACCTTCCTAAGCCTGACCCCGATTATTACTCCCCTCCCTACCGGGAAGCATCCCGAAGCCTGCCGAGCAAGCGGAGCGAGCGATGTCCTGCCTATCGTTTGCAGGCCAAAAGAAATGCGAAGCATTTGTTGAGTAGCCTTTTGCTTTTGGCCTGTTGTTATCTGCTGCTGCTGGCTGCACTCCTTATTATGGGTTTTTGAGTACCTCATCATGGTCTCCAACGACACGTAGCAATATCGACTCGCCATCATATTGCCAAGTCATGCGAATCGCCATATTGATGCTGCATTCAAAAATGTTGTCGGTGCCCTGAACCTTCTTTGTTCTTAATGACGGGTAATGAGGATTCTTGCTCATTAAATCTAGTTTCTTGTGCAGGGTCTTCTGTTCATCTTTAGAAAGCTGTCTATAGGATTTCTTAAACCTCTCTGTAAAAATGAGTTCCATCGCTTATAAATCCAGCTTTTCTATTAGTTCTTTCACGTCTTTGGCCTTTTGCACCCTGCCGTGTTTGATATCATCATCAGCTTCCCTCTCCATTTCCTGCCATTTCTTAGACCAAAACCAGGATTGTGATCTATCAATAACAAGAACGGGTTTGATGATGATCTTGTCGTCCTCTATAATGATGTCCAGATTATCGCCTTCCTGCAACTTCATTTTCTTTACGACTTCGCTAGGCAACGTTACCTGCGATCGGCGTCTCAGTTGTGTGATCATAGTACCATCTCCTGATCTGAATTTCCTACATTCGTATTATATCATAATTCAAATTTTAGTCAACCGCTTCTGACGTTTGCTTCTTAAGCACCACGTGGCTGTCGCGTTGCCGTGTCTCCTCGAAGCCCAAACGTTCCAGTGCTTTCGGTGGACCGAGCCCACCCTACTTGGCTTGAACGCTTTAACACACAAACAGGCTGAGACTCTCAATGTGGTACGTCTGTGGGAACATATCGAGGGGTTGAGAACGGACCAGGTCAAAGCCTTCTGCCCGCAGATGGTTTATGTCACGGGCCAGTGTGGCCGGGTCACAGGAGATATAGAGGATTCTGGAAGGCCTCAGGAAGGGGAGCTTCTTTATTATGTCCCGGCATCCCTGGCGGGGTGGGTCAAGCAGGATCAGGTCGAAGCATTGTTTCTTCCTTATAAGCATATCAATACCTGCTGCGACCTCTTCCTGCAAGAAGGTAATATTATCGAGCCTGTTTACGGTCTTATTAAAGATGGCGTTTTTTACACTTAAAGGATGCGCTTCTATCCCGGTTACCTCTTTAGCTTTTCCGGCCAGGGGCAGGGTAAAATTACCCATGCCGCAAAAGAGGTCCAGCGCCTTATGATCTGATGAAACGCCTGCCCACTCCTTGACTTTGGTGATGAGGATATCATTTTGCGATGTATTTACCTGTGCGAATACGCCCGGGAAGAGAAAGTAGGTAAGGCCGTCTCCTTCCTGCACGAAAAGCTTAAGGCTGTCTTCCCTGCTGAAGTCCATCTGTGCCGGAAGACCGCCGGGCCCCTGAATTACGCATCTTTTAACATCGGGTATCCGGCCGGATTGAAGCCGTATAGCATTCTCATCGGCCTGAGAAAGCGGCCTGGCGGTGTGCAGGATGAGGACTCCCAGGACTTCTTCAGGGCTGACCATAATTTCAATTCCGGCCAGCTTTTGCAAAGAGGATAAGGGGAGGGCATCTTTTATGTCCTTTATTATCCGGTTGATCAGGGAATGAGCAATCTTGCAGTCTTCTATCTCCACGATTTCATATGAATGCGCAGCGAAAAAGCCGATCCGGCCTTCTTTGACATGCAGGCGCACGCGGTTCCGGTAACCAAAGGCTACCGGTGAGGGAAGGATAGGCAGGATTTTTTCGCCGGCAACGTGCGCTATACGGGCCAGGGTTTCCCGGAAGATATCTTCTTTAAAAGAGAGCTGGTCCTGATAGGCGATATGCTGCCACTGGCAGCCCCCGCAGCGGCCAAAGTGAGGGCAGGGGGCCGGAATGCGCCCGGGTGAGGGAGCGAGAATCCTGAGGATCAGCCCCTTATCGTAGCGCTTTTTGCTTTCTTCGATGCGGGCCTCAATTATTTCCCCCGGGAGCGTAAGGGGGATGAACACTACCTTGCCGTCTATGCGGCCTAGTCCGCTTCCTCCGTAAACCAGACGTTCTATGGTGACAGTTTTGATCGGCATTATGGATCAGAATTCAAAATACAGCCTTCGGCTCTCAGTTTTGAGCTTCTCCCTGGCCGGCGTCCAGGCTGGACGGGCAAAGACGCCGCACCACGCAACGTTTGCATCCCGGGGCCCGGGCCTTGCATATCTTGCGCCCGTGGTCAATGAGGATGTAGGAAAGATCGAACCAGTATTTTCCGGGGATAATGGCCATCAGATCTTTTTCGATCTTATCCGGGTCATTTTCTGTAGTAAATCCCAGTCGATAAGCCAGCCGTCGGACATGGGTATCCACGGCTATGCCTTCCACGATGCCAAAGGCATTGGAAAGGACGATGTTGGCCGTTTTCCGGGCCACGCCGGGTAAGGTAATAAGTTCGTCCATGGTCTGTGGAATCCTGCCGCCGAACTTCTCCAATATCAGCTCACAGCAGGCCTTTATGTTCCTGGCCTTATTCCGGAAAAAGCCGGCGCTCTTGATGGCCTCCTCAAGCCCCGGTAAGGAGGCCCGGGCATAGGACTCAACAGTAGGATATTTTTTAAACAGAGAAACCGTGACCTTATTTACCTGTTCGTCAGTACACTGGGCCGAAAGTATGGTGGCCACCAGGAGCTCCAGGGGATTACGGTAAGAAAGGGCTATTTTCGCATCAGGATATTCTTTGCGGAGTATCTCAAAGATATGCAATATCTCCGGCGCAGACAATCTATCTGCTCGTTTGGGTAGATCATCCACAGATTTTCCTCCTGCTTAATTAGTTCCCATCCGAAAATCCAAAAATTCCGGATGGGGGCAATCGGCACTCAGCTATCGGCATGAAGCCGGTCCACCGTTCACTGTTGACCGTTTACCGAAAGAAAATATCGGACAACGGTTAACGGATAACGGATAACAAACATGCTGATGGCTGAAAGCGTGAATCCGGAAACGGTAGTTTCCGGATGAACACTAATTATTATTTTAATGGCTCTAAGGGAAAAAACAAGCCGGTTTCTCATTCCCGAAGGCATCCGGCCGCCTGATAGATAAAAAGCTGTTTACTTTTACCTCAATATAAAATATAAATTTTAGTAACACGTTAGGTGTTGGAAACCGTCCTACATTCAGAAAAGGCTATTAATCTGGAACTCAGGAAATCAGGAAAAGAT
Coding sequences within it:
- a CDS encoding AbrB/MazE/SpoVT family DNA-binding domain-containing protein, with protein sequence MITQLRRRSQVTLPSEVVKKMKLQEGDNLDIIIEDDKIIIKPVLVIDRSQSWFWSKKWQEMEREADDDIKHGRVQKAKDVKELIEKLDL
- the rlmD gene encoding 23S rRNA (uracil(1939)-C(5))-methyltransferase RlmD; this encodes MPIKTVTIERLVYGGSGLGRIDGKVVFIPLTLPGEIIEARIEESKKRYDKGLILRILAPSPGRIPAPCPHFGRCGGCQWQHIAYQDQLSFKEDIFRETLARIAHVAGEKILPILPSPVAFGYRNRVRLHVKEGRIGFFAAHSYEIVEIEDCKIAHSLINRIIKDIKDALPLSSLQKLAGIEIMVSPEEVLGVLILHTARPLSQADENAIRLQSGRIPDVKRCVIQGPGGLPAQMDFSREDSLKLFVQEGDGLTYFLFPGVFAQVNTSQNDILITKVKEWAGVSSDHKALDLFCGMGNFTLPLAGKAKEVTGIEAHPLSVKNAIFNKTVNRLDNITFLQEEVAAGIDMLIRKKQCFDLILLDPPRQGCRDIIKKLPFLRPSRILYISCDPATLARDINHLRAEGFDLVRSQPLDMFPQTYHIESLSLFVC
- the nth gene encoding endonuclease III codes for the protein MDDLPKRADRLSAPEILHIFEILRKEYPDAKIALSYRNPLELLVATILSAQCTDEQVNKVTVSLFKKYPTVESYARASLPGLEEAIKSAGFFRNKARNIKACCELILEKFGGRIPQTMDELITLPGVARKTANIVLSNAFGIVEGIAVDTHVRRLAYRLGFTTENDPDKIEKDLMAIIPGKYWFDLSYILIDHGRKICKARAPGCKRCVVRRLCPSSLDAGQGEAQN